Proteins from a single region of Sphingomonas morindae:
- a CDS encoding methyl-accepting chemotaxis protein: protein MLDSWIEEDAALPLDTPLVRAVELFLARPQRRLIAVLDDDRRPLGALFEADIRRILFNPYGFALLQNPAYTQGLARRVHACPVAEIRLDVADLLDVYAASGGREGMILTREGEFAGVLGNQAIVALAAERERRQARRHADRLIRLDAMSEDFVGDVAVLARLLGSAADEVDQMGQQMTERGAEIGERSAATAAAATQTTVGMGDIAGRARRLGEMFGAIGRHLEAARETRAEAEALVGLAAGRTRALAAGAEEVSQAVAMIEALAARVNLLAINATIEAARAGEAGRGFAVVAQEVKGLAGQARRAAGDIGHRIDQMREMMGSVSASQGGIEQAFGRIDHASQAIEAAVGAESDAVREIVLHADQAVLACQHIGENLRVIDSSVGEAGIGATVLSRNAGLIAERADALSARVGLFVGAMRAV, encoded by the coding sequence GTGCTGGACAGCTGGATCGAGGAAGATGCGGCCCTGCCGTTGGACACGCCGCTGGTGCGCGCGGTCGAGCTTTTCCTGGCGCGTCCGCAGCGCCGGCTGATCGCGGTGCTGGATGATGATCGCCGCCCGCTCGGCGCGCTGTTCGAGGCCGATATCCGCCGCATCCTGTTCAATCCCTACGGCTTCGCGCTGCTGCAGAACCCCGCCTACACCCAGGGCCTGGCGCGCCGCGTCCATGCCTGCCCCGTCGCCGAGATCCGGCTCGACGTCGCCGACCTGCTCGATGTCTACGCCGCCAGCGGCGGCCGCGAGGGCATGATCCTGACCCGGGAGGGCGAATTTGCCGGCGTGCTCGGCAACCAGGCGATCGTCGCGCTCGCCGCCGAGCGCGAGCGGCGCCAGGCGCGGCGTCACGCCGATCGCCTCATCCGGCTCGACGCGATGAGCGAGGATTTCGTCGGCGATGTGGCGGTGCTGGCCCGGCTGCTCGGCAGCGCCGCCGACGAGGTCGATCAGATGGGCCAGCAGATGACCGAGCGCGGCGCCGAAATCGGCGAGCGCAGCGCCGCCACCGCCGCCGCCGCCACCCAGACCACGGTCGGCATGGGCGATATCGCCGGCCGCGCGCGGCGGCTGGGCGAGATGTTCGGCGCGATCGGCCGCCATCTCGAGGCCGCGCGCGAAACCAGGGCGGAGGCCGAGGCGCTCGTCGGGCTCGCCGCCGGGCGCACCCGCGCGCTCGCCGCCGGGGCGGAGGAGGTGAGCCAGGCGGTGGCGATGATCGAAGCGCTGGCGGCGCGGGTCAATCTGCTCGCCATCAACGCCACCATCGAGGCGGCGCGCGCCGGCGAGGCGGGGCGCGGCTTCGCGGTGGTGGCGCAGGAAGTGAAGGGGCTCGCCGGCCAGGCGCGCCGGGCGGCCGGCGATATCGGCCACCGGATCGATCAGATGCGCGAGATGATGGGCAGCGTCAGCGCCTCGCAGGGCGGCATCGAGCAGGCGTTCGGCCGGATCGATCATGCCAGCCAGGCGATCGAGGCGGCGGTCGGCGCCGAGAGCGACGCGGTGCGCGAGATCGTGCTCCACGCCGATCAGGCGGTGCTCGCCTGCCAGCATATCGGCGAAAATCTGCGCGTGATCGATAGCAGCGTCGGCGAGGCCGGAATCGGCGCCACGGTGCTGTCGCGCAATGCCGGGCTGATCGCCGAGCGCGCCGACGCGCTGAGCGCGCGCGTCGGCCTGTTCGTGGGGGCGATGCGGGCGGTGTGA
- the nadB gene encoding L-aspartate oxidase, producing MAIAAYDVVIVGSGAAGLTAALSLAERFRVVVLAKGGLDDGSTNWAQGGIAAVLEEGDTFESHIEDTMIAGAGLNDRATVEFVIENAPRAIERLIALGVPFNMAGNSLHLTREGGHSHRRIVHVDDATGRAVQVALQAAAAAHPNITLVPGMAAVDLATSRHGERYLGDGRVWGVYALDRRSGEVELFTGRATILATGGAGRTYLYSTAPRGATGDGIAMAWRAGARVSNMEMMQFHPTCLWNLEVKNFLITEAMRGEGGQLKLPPGVPGAGHRFMPDFDPRAELAPRDVVARAIDHEIKRLGLDYVHLDISNQPADFIIGHFPTIHAKLMGLGIDITREPIPVVPAQHYTCGGVIVDRKGRTDLPGLYAAGEVTQSGLHGANRLASNSLLECFVYGEAAASHIARHWDELPPPPPIRPWDASRVTDSDEEVIVQHNWREIRRFMWDYVGIVRTTKRLERAQHRIRMLRREVEDYYGEFRVTADLIELRNLVETADLIVRCALARKESRGLHYTLDYPETLGEARDTVLVP from the coding sequence ATGGCCATAGCGGCCTATGACGTCGTCATCGTCGGCTCCGGCGCGGCCGGCCTCACCGCCGCGCTGAGCCTGGCGGAACGCTTCCGCGTGGTGGTGCTGGCCAAGGGCGGCCTCGACGACGGATCGACCAACTGGGCGCAGGGCGGAATCGCCGCCGTGCTGGAGGAAGGCGATACCTTCGAAAGCCATATCGAAGACACGATGATCGCCGGCGCGGGCCTCAACGATCGCGCCACCGTCGAGTTCGTGATCGAGAATGCGCCGCGCGCGATCGAGCGGCTGATCGCGCTGGGCGTGCCCTTCAACATGGCCGGCAACAGCCTGCACCTGACGCGCGAAGGCGGCCACAGCCATCGCCGCATCGTCCATGTCGACGATGCCACCGGGCGCGCGGTGCAGGTGGCGCTGCAGGCGGCGGCGGCCGCGCATCCCAATATCACGCTGGTGCCGGGCATGGCGGCGGTGGATCTCGCCACCTCGCGCCATGGCGAGCGCTATCTGGGCGATGGCCGCGTCTGGGGCGTCTATGCGCTGGATCGGCGATCGGGCGAGGTGGAGCTGTTCACCGGCCGCGCCACCATCCTGGCGACGGGCGGCGCCGGCCGCACCTATCTCTATTCCACCGCGCCGCGCGGCGCGACCGGCGACGGCATCGCCATGGCGTGGCGCGCGGGCGCGCGCGTCTCCAACATGGAGATGATGCAGTTCCACCCCACCTGCCTGTGGAATCTCGAGGTCAAGAATTTCCTGATCACCGAGGCGATGCGCGGCGAGGGCGGCCAGCTGAAGCTGCCGCCGGGCGTGCCGGGGGCGGGCCACCGCTTCATGCCCGATTTCGATCCCCGCGCCGAACTCGCCCCGCGCGACGTGGTGGCGCGCGCGATCGATCACGAGATCAAGCGGCTGGGGCTGGACTATGTCCATCTCGACATCAGCAACCAGCCGGCCGACTTCATCATCGGCCATTTCCCCACCATCCACGCCAAGCTGATGGGGCTGGGGATCGATATCACGCGCGAGCCGATCCCGGTCGTGCCGGCCCAGCATTATACCTGTGGCGGGGTGATCGTGGACCGCAAGGGCCGCACCGATCTGCCCGGCCTCTATGCCGCCGGCGAGGTAACGCAATCGGGCCTGCACGGCGCCAATCGCCTCGCCTCCAATTCGCTGCTCGAATGTTTCGTCTATGGCGAGGCGGCGGCGTCGCACATCGCGCGCCATTGGGACGAGTTGCCGCCGCCGCCGCCGATCCGGCCCTGGGATGCCAGCCGCGTCACCGACTCGGACGAGGAGGTGATCGTGCAGCACAATTGGCGCGAGATCCGGCGCTTCATGTGGGATTATGTGGGCATCGTCCGCACCACCAAAAGGCTGGAGCGCGCGCAGCACCGCATCCGCATGCTTCGCCGCGAAGTCGAAGACTATTACGGCGAGTTCCGCGTCACCGCCGATCTGATCGAGCTGCGCAACCTCGTGGAAACGGCGGATCTTATCGTCCGCTGTGCGCTCGCCCGCAAGGAGAGCCGGGGGCTGCACTACACACTCGATTACCCGGAAACGCTTGGCGAGGCGCGCGATACGGTCCTTGTTCCCTGA
- the polA gene encoding DNA polymerase I produces the protein MPASHLYLVDGSSYIFRAYHRLPPLTNRHGQPAGAVYGFTTMLWKLLNELAGPEGPSHLAVIFDKGSHSFRNEMYDQYKAHRPPPPEDLVPQFPMIRDATRAFSVPCIEVAGFEADDIIACYAKAALAEGWAVTIVSSDKDLMQLIEPGLDMLDTMNDRRIGPDYVVEKFGVGPDKLGDVLALMGDSVDNVPGVPGVGPKTASQLIQTYGDLESVLAAAESITKPKLRQALIEHADTARLSRRLVELHCAAPLPEPLDGLSLQGIPPAPLRAFLEDQGFRSLLTKLGDGGAAPVPAAAAAALPDDPPFRHEAYETVVEIEALDRWIAAATAQGHVAIDTETDHLDAMRANLVGVSLALVPGQACYIPIGHVGEGEGLLAEVPVQLPRALVLARLAPLLADPAVLKIGQNLKFDMLVLARAGLDLVGYDDTMLISYDLDAGRQSHGMDDLCKTHLAHTTIAFKDVCGSGKNQVSFDRVGLERATHYAAEDADVTLRLWRRLKPRLAAEGATRVYELVDRPLVPVVAAMERAGVRVDRDELQRLSADYAVEIARLEGVIHEAAGGPFTIGSPKQLGEVLFERLGLKGGRKGKSGVYSTDVNELERLAGDGVEVARLVLEWRQLTKLKTTYTDALQQQINPETGRVHTSFSLAVAQTGRLSSTDPNLQNIPIRTELGRRIRDAFVAAPGHVILSADYSQIELRLAAHMADVPELREAFATGADIHSLTAQELFGEVTRETRGRAKTINFAILYGISAFGLAGRLGVDRGEAQAIIDRYFARFPGVSRYIADTVAQVRAQGHVTTLFGRKTWLPGIKGKTVGERQGAERQAINAPIQGTSADLIKRAMVRMGPALAAAGLDRVRMLLQVHDELVFEVPEEEAARAAEVIRAVMEAAAGPAVTLSVPLGVEIGTGPSWGAAH, from the coding sequence ATGCCCGCCAGCCATCTCTATCTCGTCGACGGATCGAGCTATATCTTCCGCGCCTATCACCGGCTGCCGCCGCTGACCAATCGGCACGGACAGCCCGCCGGCGCCGTCTATGGCTTCACCACCATGTTGTGGAAGCTGCTGAACGAGCTGGCCGGTCCGGAGGGGCCGAGCCATCTGGCCGTGATCTTCGACAAGGGCAGCCACAGCTTCCGCAACGAGATGTACGATCAGTACAAGGCGCACCGCCCGCCGCCGCCCGAGGATCTCGTCCCGCAATTCCCGATGATCCGCGATGCGACGCGCGCCTTTTCGGTGCCGTGCATCGAAGTGGCCGGCTTCGAGGCGGACGATATCATCGCCTGCTACGCCAAGGCGGCGCTGGCCGAGGGCTGGGCCGTCACCATCGTCTCGTCCGACAAGGATCTGATGCAGCTGATCGAGCCCGGGCTCGACATGCTGGACACGATGAATGATCGCCGGATCGGGCCGGACTATGTCGTCGAGAAGTTCGGCGTCGGACCGGACAAGCTCGGCGATGTGCTGGCGCTGATGGGCGACAGCGTCGACAATGTGCCCGGCGTGCCCGGCGTCGGGCCGAAAACGGCGAGCCAGCTGATCCAGACCTATGGCGATCTCGAATCGGTGCTGGCGGCCGCCGAGTCGATCACCAAGCCCAAGCTGCGCCAGGCGCTGATCGAGCACGCCGATACGGCGCGGCTCTCGCGCCGGCTGGTGGAGCTGCACTGCGCCGCGCCGCTGCCCGAACCGCTCGACGGGCTCTCGCTCCAGGGCATTCCGCCGGCGCCGCTGCGCGCCTTTCTGGAGGATCAGGGCTTCCGCTCGCTGCTCACCAAGCTCGGCGATGGCGGCGCGGCGCCCGTGCCGGCCGCTGCGGCGGCGGCGCTGCCCGATGATCCGCCCTTCCGCCACGAGGCCTATGAGACGGTGGTGGAGATCGAGGCGCTCGACCGCTGGATCGCGGCGGCCACCGCGCAGGGCCATGTCGCGATCGATACCGAGACCGATCATCTCGATGCGATGCGGGCCAATCTGGTCGGCGTCAGCCTCGCCCTGGTGCCCGGCCAGGCCTGCTATATCCCGATCGGCCATGTCGGCGAGGGCGAGGGCCTGCTCGCCGAGGTGCCGGTGCAGCTGCCCCGCGCGCTGGTGCTGGCGCGGCTGGCGCCGCTGCTCGCCGATCCCGCCGTGCTCAAGATCGGGCAGAATCTGAAGTTCGACATGCTGGTGCTGGCGCGCGCCGGGCTCGATCTGGTCGGCTATGACGATACGATGCTGATCAGCTACGATCTCGATGCCGGCCGCCAGAGCCATGGCATGGACGATCTGTGCAAGACGCATCTCGCCCACACCACCATCGCCTTCAAGGATGTCTGCGGCTCGGGCAAGAATCAGGTCAGCTTCGATCGGGTCGGGCTTGAGCGCGCCACCCATTATGCCGCCGAGGACGCCGATGTGACGCTGCGGCTGTGGCGCCGGCTCAAGCCGCGTCTCGCCGCCGAGGGCGCGACCCGCGTCTATGAGCTGGTCGATCGGCCGCTGGTGCCCGTCGTCGCGGCGATGGAGCGCGCTGGCGTCCGGGTGGATCGCGACGAATTGCAGCGGCTCTCGGCCGATTACGCGGTCGAGATCGCGCGGCTGGAGGGCGTGATCCACGAAGCCGCGGGCGGCCCCTTCACCATCGGCTCGCCCAAGCAGCTCGGCGAGGTGCTGTTCGAGCGGCTCGGACTCAAGGGCGGCCGCAAGGGCAAGTCGGGCGTCTATTCCACCGATGTGAACGAGCTGGAACGGCTGGCGGGCGATGGCGTGGAGGTGGCGCGGCTGGTGCTGGAATGGCGCCAGCTCACCAAGCTCAAGACCACCTATACCGATGCCCTGCAGCAGCAGATCAATCCCGAGACGGGCCGGGTCCATACCAGCTTCAGCCTCGCCGTGGCGCAGACGGGGCGGCTGTCCTCCACCGATCCCAATCTCCAGAACATCCCCATCCGCACCGAGTTGGGGCGCCGCATCCGCGATGCCTTTGTCGCCGCGCCGGGCCATGTCATCCTCTCGGCGGACTATTCGCAGATCGAGCTGCGCCTCGCCGCGCACATGGCCGATGTGCCCGAGCTGCGCGAGGCCTTCGCCACCGGCGCGGACATTCACAGCCTCACCGCGCAGGAATTGTTCGGCGAGGTGACGCGGGAGACGCGCGGCCGCGCCAAGACGATCAATTTCGCCATCCTCTACGGCATCTCGGCCTTCGGGCTGGCCGGCCGGCTGGGGGTGGACCGGGGCGAGGCGCAGGCGATCATCGATCGCTATTTCGCCCGCTTCCCCGGGGTCAGCCGCTATATCGCCGATACGGTGGCGCAGGTCCGCGCGCAGGGCCATGTCACCACTTTGTTCGGCCGCAAGACCTGGCTGCCCGGGATCAAGGGCAAGACGGTGGGCGAGCGGCAGGGCGCCGAGCGCCAGGCGATCAACGCGCCGATCCAGGGCACGTCCGCCGATCTCATCAAGCGCGCCATGGTGCGCATGGGGCCCGCGCTCGCCGCCGCCGGGCTCGATCGCGTCCGCATGCTGCTCCAGGTGCATGACGAACTCGTGTTCGAAGTGCCGGAGGAGGAGGCCGCGCGCGCCGCCGAGGTGATCCGCGCGGTGATGGAAGCGGCGGCCGGCCCGGCCGTCACCCTGTCGGTGCCGCTCGGCGTCGAGATCGGCACCGGGCCGAGCTGGGGCGCCGCGCATTGA
- a CDS encoding superoxide dismutase family protein yields the protein MRIPLAALLVAALAAPLPAQAPSRTVSFRSATGAAGTATLTAAPKGLLIHVEAEGLSPGWHAIHVHAVGDCSDAGFKKAGGHVHGDGAAVHGLLNPAATDRGDLPNIYADADGHARAELFTPMLALADGQGDRLNILDADGAALVIHANKDDYTSQPIGGAGDRVACAVVK from the coding sequence ATGCGCATCCCCCTCGCCGCCCTGCTCGTCGCCGCGCTCGCCGCGCCCCTTCCCGCCCAGGCGCCGAGCCGCACGGTCAGCTTCCGCTCGGCGACGGGCGCGGCCGGCACCGCCACCCTCACCGCCGCGCCCAAGGGGCTGCTGATCCATGTCGAGGCCGAGGGGCTGAGCCCCGGCTGGCACGCCATCCATGTCCATGCCGTGGGCGACTGCTCCGACGCCGGCTTCAAGAAGGCGGGCGGCCATGTCCATGGCGATGGCGCGGCGGTGCACGGCCTGCTCAACCCCGCCGCCACCGATCGCGGCGATCTGCCCAATATCTACGCCGATGCCGACGGCCATGCGCGCGCCGAACTCTTCACCCCCATGCTGGCGCTGGCCGACGGCCAGGGCGACCGGCTCAACATCCTCGATGCCGATGGCGCGGCGCTGGTGATCCACGCCAACAAGGACGATTATACGAGCCAGCCGATCGGGGGCGCCGGCGACCGGGTGGCGTGCGCGGTGGTGAAATAG
- a CDS encoding ABC transporter ATP-binding protein codes for MEQAAISIRQLEKTYQGGKRALDGVSFDVPRGQIFGLLGPNGAGKSTLINILAGLVNKTGGTASIWGFDIDEHPRNAKVSIGIVPQEILFDPFFTPAETLEIYAGLYGVPKAQRRTQELLRAVHLADKANAFARTLSGGMKRRLLVAKALVHTPPVLVLDEPTAGVDLELRQQLWAYVRELNRQGTTVVLTTHYLEEAQELCDRIAIINNGRLIANEPTAALLAKATEKVVEVTVDRDLAAPPEARCFEKVELKGPRTIVISYDKTRVHAGDVLTALADAGLSVVDVSTREADLEDVFLSLTRRG; via the coding sequence ATGGAACAGGCGGCGATCAGCATCCGGCAGCTCGAAAAAACCTATCAGGGCGGCAAGCGCGCGCTGGACGGCGTCAGCTTCGATGTGCCGCGCGGCCAGATATTCGGCCTGCTCGGCCCCAATGGCGCCGGCAAGTCGACGCTCATCAACATCCTCGCCGGCCTCGTCAACAAGACCGGGGGCACCGCCTCGATCTGGGGCTTCGACATCGACGAGCATCCGCGCAACGCCAAGGTCTCGATCGGCATCGTGCCCCAGGAGATCCTGTTCGATCCCTTCTTCACCCCGGCCGAGACGCTGGAAATCTACGCCGGCCTCTATGGCGTGCCCAAGGCGCAGCGGCGCACCCAGGAATTGCTGCGCGCGGTGCATCTGGCCGACAAGGCCAATGCCTTCGCGCGCACCCTGTCGGGCGGCATGAAGCGGCGGCTGCTCGTCGCCAAGGCGCTCGTCCATACGCCGCCGGTGCTGGTGCTGGACGAGCCCACCGCCGGCGTCGATCTGGAGCTGCGCCAGCAGCTCTGGGCCTATGTGCGCGAGCTCAACCGCCAGGGCACGACGGTGGTGCTGACCACCCATTATCTCGAGGAAGCGCAGGAATTGTGCGATCGCATCGCGATCATCAACAATGGCCGGCTCATCGCCAACGAGCCCACCGCCGCGCTGCTCGCCAAGGCGACCGAGAAGGTGGTGGAGGTGACGGTGGATCGCGACCTCGCCGCCCCGCCCGAGGCGCGCTGCTTCGAGAAGGTCGAGCTGAAGGGCCCGCGCACCATCGTCATCAGCTATGACAAGACCCGCGTCCATGCCGGCGACGTGCTCACCGCGCTCGCCGATGCCGGGCTGAGCGTGGTGGACGTCTCCACCCGCGAGGCGGATCTGGAGGATGTGTTCCTCTCGCTCACCCGGCGCGGCTGA
- a CDS encoding zinc-finger domain-containing protein, which yields MIQPPETIRVSHRRVVCDGATDIPSGSALGHPRVWLEIDEDGFVECGYCDRRFVLIGGPADHPPAGQAA from the coding sequence ATGATCCAGCCGCCTGAAACGATCCGCGTATCGCATCGCCGCGTCGTCTGCGACGGCGCCACCGACATTCCGAGCGGTTCGGCGCTCGGCCATCCGCGCGTCTGGCTCGAGATCGACGAGGATGGCTTTGTCGAATGCGGCTATTGCGATCGCCGCTTCGTGCTGATCGGCGGCCCGGCCGATCACCCGCCGGCGGGCCAGGCCGCCTGA